The sequence below is a genomic window from Fluoribacter dumoffii NY 23.
TCAGCGCCAGTTACAGCCAAGTTTGCAACTTGTTTACGCAACTCATCTTTTGCATGATTGACTTGTTGTACTAACTGTTCCTGTGCCAATTTCAATTGCATTTGCGCTTCATGCTTTGCTGCTTCTTTTGCTTCTTCAATAATTTGTGCAGCGCGTTTATTCGCTTTTTCAATGATGTCAGCTGATTGAATTTTAGCTTGCTTTAATTCATCTTTGACGCGATGTTGCGCTAACTCTAGCTCTTTTCGACCACGTTCAGCAGCTGCCAGGCCATCAGCAATTTTGTCTTGTCGTTCTTCCATTGCTTTTGCCAATGGAGGCCATACTAATTTCATAGTGAACAACACAAAAGCTGCAAAAACGAGCATTTGTACAATTAGTGTTAAATTAATTTCCACCGTTTAATCTCCTGTAACAATTAGGGCGCCAAGCGCCCTGTTCAAGTGTTATCAAGAACCCAGATTGCTTAGGAAAGGGTTTGCGAAGGTAAAGAATAACGCGATACCCACACCAATCATAGTTACGGCGTCTAACAAACCTGCAACGATGAACATTTTTACTTGTAACATTGGAACCATTTCTGGTTGACGAGCTGAGCCTTCAAGGAATTTGCCACCAAGCAAACCAAATCCTATCGCAGTGCCCAATGCACCCAAACCAATTAACAAGGCAACCGCAACAACGGTCATACTTTGAATTTGTGCTATTAAACTAGCGGCTTGCATATTTATCCCCTTTACAATGAATGGATGAAAATTAAATCGGTTAATGATCTTCGTGTGCTAAACTCAAGTAAACAATGGTTAGCACCATGAAAATAAATGCTTGCAAAGTAATCACCAATATATGGAATATTGACCAAGCCAGCGCCAAAATAAATTGAGCTGAGCCCAAGGTCGCAGTACCCAGTGTTGATGATGATGCAGCATTTAAGGTTAACAGAGCGATTAATATGAATATCAACTCGCCTGCGTATAAGTTTCCAAATAACCGCAGTGCCAATGAAATGGGCTTCGCAATGAGGCCGACTACTTCAAGCAACAGGTTAAATGGTATAAATCCAGGATGATTAAAAGGCTGTAAGGTAAGTTCTTTTATGAATTTCTTAGTGCCTTTGATCTTAATACTGTAAAAAATAATCAGTATAAATACTGAAAGTGATAAAGCAAAAGTCAGGTTCAAATCGTTTGTCGGTACTACTTTAAGGTAATGGATTCCACCTGTTTGGGCGAGCGCTGGCAGAATATCTACAGGGACAATATCCATGAAATTCATCAGGAAAACCCATAAAAATATGGTTAATGCCAGTGGGCCAATTAAATTATTTTTACCATGAAAGCAGTCTTTTACCTGATTGTCCGCAAACTGGAGCATAATCTCGGCAAAATTCTGTAATTTGCCCGGAATTCCCGTGGTCACTTTACGGGCGCCAAAATACATTAAAGCACAGACAGTTACCCCTAGAACTATGGAGAAAAACAGTGTGTCAAGGTTTAATGTCCAGAAACCACCCGAACCCAGTTTCATATCACTAACGTTGTAAGTAAGGTACGTTAAATGATGCTTGATGTAGTTTGTGCTAGATACCATTTCAGTCACTTTCAGGCCTATTCTGTTTATTTACAATAATCAACGGGGCGAACCAATGCGTCGTCTGTATCATAATGTAAGATACAAAAAACGCCAGCGGAGTAATTTTAAATAATAAAAATACCGCAGTGAACAGGAATATGGATATAACTATCTTTAATGCCTCGCCTTTGTAGAAACTGTTAACGATCAATTTTGCCGACCGGGCACCTTGATACTTAAACAATTTGCTCGCAAAATACGCATTTGGAATAATACAAACGATACCGCCAAGCAACGCCGAACTTGCTGCATTAGTACCATATACTAACGCACAAAAAGCTGCAAAGACCAATGTAACGCCTGCTTGTACACTCCATAGCCGTATAATGCCACGCCTACTTAGCTGTTTGTTCACATATTCACCTAAGTTTCACCGCGCGAATTATAAAGCAACCTGTATGAATAATCAATGCCATATTTTATACATGTGTGATTCTTGATTACCAGTAACCTACATTCGGGGCGGATGCCCAAGGTTCCTGAAGAGGTAAAGGCTCGCCTTTTTGCAACAACTCGATGGAGATGTTATCCGGGGAGCGGATAAACGCCATATAACCGTCGCGCGGTGGTCTATTTATTACCACCCCTGCATCTTGCAAGCGTTGGCATAACTCATAGATATTATCGACCCGGTAGGCTAGGTGACCAAAATTTCGTCCTTCTTTATACTCTTGGAGATCCCAATTGTATGTCAGTTCAAGCATTGGTGTCTTGAGTTGCTTTGCCCTATCCAGATCATTAGGGGCTGCCAGGAATACCAAAGTAAAGCGGCCCTTTTCATTTTCTATACGATTAATTTCAATTAACCCCAATTTTTTGCAAAAAAAATCAAGGGATGCTTTTAAATCGGTCACTCGGATCATCGTGTGTAAATAATTCATTAATTCTCTCCCTAAGTGAACTGCACGAGTTTGCTTCAACCTGAACTATAATTCGCAATATCAATAGGATATACGGAGTAACTCTGTAGTGAAAACTTACCTGATGAACCTACCTTTGTAAATGCATCGACTCCATGCAGCGAAATTTTTTAATCTTCGGATATCCTTCTTAGCCTTTATGCCCCTTGAAGCCGGTGTAGCATGGATTTTCCTGTCTATAATTAAAGTGTGGAGCTTATTATCCAACTCAGGTAATAAGTAGTGTTTATTAACCTCGCAAAAGGAAAGAAGATGCCTGATAAGATCCAACATACTGCAGCCAGTCTGCAACAAAAAATGCTCGCTCGTTATAGCGATGGGTTACCTCATAAACATAATAAACATCATCTGGAATATCGACAACACTGTAGATCCCACCCCTGTACTCTAAATAATGAGTTAACTGATGAAGAAATAGCTGGTTCTACGGGATTGTTACGTCAATTTAAATTGAGAAAAATGCGAAAACGACCCGACAAAGGGCATTTCCATTAAATCACATCCATCCTAAAAAAGGCAGTTGATGGATGTATGTTTTCTTTTCAATCAATTGCTTTTTTTAGGTTAACTTACCGGATTACTCTGATAAGTAAAATATTTTAAAATTTTTACTACTTCCGCAACATCACCGGTTTGTCTTGCCATATTAATTACTTTCTCGGCTTGTTCCTGATGCACATCACCCATTAAATACACAACTCGGTCTGAGGTCACTATCTTGAATGCGTTGGGGTCGATGGATCCATCGGCAAAGATTTGACTGCGAATTTTGGCAGTGATCCAACTGTCTTGCACCGAATTGGAAGTAGATGGACTTACCTTGACTTGATTAAACAATCTTCTGTAACCCCTTATTGTCGCCAACCGCCGCCTTAATTCGATTTGCAATTCAGGGGTAGGAACATGGCCCGCCAATAAAACGTCGCCATTGAACACAGCAATATCAATAACACAATTATTATTTCTGAACACATTATCAGCAGCTAAGGCATGGTTCACTTTAAGATATAAACTGTAATCATCCAGCTTTTTATACACATCATGCCTGTCGTAAACCAGGGTGGCGCCTGTCCATAGGCTGCTTATGCACCCGGACAAGGACAATAGGAAAAACGTCAGCACTACTAAAAAACATCCCTGTTTTATCATTTTGTTTTAATGTATGTATTGAAAAATTTTTACCACTTTAGTTACACCATTAACCCGCCGTGCAGCATCAACTGCAAGAGCTGCCTGGTGAGCGTTGACGATACCCATGAGGTAAACTACTTTATTTTCGGTAACAATACGGATCGAGCCTGATTCAAGGCCTTTTTTCGCCAACAACCGGGTGCGTACCTGACTGGTTATCCAACTGTCTTTCGAACGTTCTGTCAGCGGTATGGGATAACCAACGGTTATCTCATTATAAACACGATAAACCCCAGGGGCACCGCGGGCTATTTTTTCCGCTAAATCCCGCAAAGAAGGAGTAGGTGTTTGTCCTACAAGCAATACGACACGATTAAAGCTGGTTACCAGCACGCGTGAGTCAGCGAATTGACGGTTTGTTACGATGTTTTTATGAATTACATGGAATAATCGCGCGTCCGCTTCCATGGTAATTACTCCGCGGCGATCATAAACCATTCCCGCAACTGCACCAGTGACTACAGCGGCAACACATCCTGTCAATAAAGAAATCATCAAAAGAAAAGCGAATGATTTTAATTTGAAGCTCATTTTTTACCCCAACACCTGACCAAATAATGATTGGTCAATTAAATCACAAAAGCAGTGCAAGATGAACAGGTGCATTTCTCTGATGCGCGCGGAATTATCTGAGGCAACTCGAAGTTCAATATCTTCAGGACCTAAATGATTCGCAAGCACACCGCCATCACGTCCGCTCAATGCGACTGTATCCATGCCACGTTCGTTTGCAGCATGAAGCGCATGCAGCATACTGTCCGAATTTCCTGAGGTAGTTAATAAAAGCAGTACATCATTTTCCTGTCCTAATGCCTGGATCTGCCGCGCGAAAACCTGGTTAAAATGATTGTCATTTGCAGAAGAGCTCAGACTGGTAGCATCGATACTTAAATTAATTACCGGCAGGGAAGGTCTTTCTACTTCAAATTGATTTAACATGGCGCTGGCAAAATGCATGCAGTTGGCACCTGATCCTCCAATTCCGCACAATAAAATCTTTCCATCTGCAAGTAAACAATTTACTAAACGTTGCCCAGCCTTGGCAATCAAATCAGATAACGAATCAGCAAGAGCAATTTTTGTTTCTATATTTACCCCAAAAAGATGCCTTACCCGTTCCTCCATTTGTACCATGATCTTAAACCTCTACTTCATTAAACAATTGCAGCCTGAGTGATAGGAAGTTTAACTCAGGAAACCTGAATTATACCCCAGTCAAGGCTACCCTTTACCTGCAAACCGTAAATCAATAATCAGCTCCAAACGCATCCCTTACCCAAGTAATGGTTGCTGATTCTCCGTCAATGCTGACTACGTCAAAACGCAGCGCAAGTTGGTTATACTTTTGATGTGCCAACATATAATTTGTTGCTGTCTTTAATATTTTTTTTCTTTTAGCATAAGTAATACTGGCAATACCTCCGCCGAAAAGGGTGGAAACTCGCGAACGAACTTCGATAAAAACAAGGTGCTCTTCGTCACGCATAATTAAATCAATTTCTCCCAAGCGGCAACTGTAATTTTGCGTAATTAATTTAAGTCCTTGTTTTTTTAAATAGGCTAAAGCTCTTTCTTCAGCTAAACGTCCTTTTTCCTGCGTCATCAATTACACGGTCTCACCCAAAGAATGTGCCAGCCCTTGCCTGAATTTTCCCCATTCCATGACCCGCGCCACATGTTGGGGCGGATTAAGATATAAAACTCCCTCGCCCTGTTGCGATTGATCTGCGGGAAATAACATCAACTGATTCAATTGAGTGGCCAAAGTATAACTGTCTATTCCTAATGCATACAAACGATTATAACTATTAAATTGTTCAGGCCAATTGCGTGTCCCGGCCTGATGTCCGAATACCCAGGGAATATCACAAAAGATTATTCCATCCAAATCCTTATCTTTCAGAGGATTAGCACTGCCGCTATACACACTGGAGGTAGCGTAAACTGGAATATCCCCTGCATAATAGTAATTAAGCAAAGGCATAATTTGCCGAGCTTTGGTGGGGTATGCCAAGAGAAAGATCATATCAAAATCCTGTCTACGGCTAATAACAGACTGAATTTTTTGTCCTAATAACTCTTTTATTTTTTTCTCCCGTTGCTGGCTGTTGCTGATTTGCAAGAAATCCTTCATTTTTTTATTCAAATCGTCATTTAGACCGTATGCAAAGGTATCAACAACACGCCCGCCACTCTTTTGCCATTGATGCGTAAAGGCTTTGACTACTTCCTTCCCCCAATCATTTCCTGGTGCAATAATTAATGCACGGCTATATCCCTTATTCTTGGCTCTGATTGCTACCTGAGCAGCTTCATCTGTCGGTGAGAGTCCAAATAAATAAGAATTTTCCTGAACCTGGGTATCCGCATCATTTAACAGTAAAGTCGGTACCGGGTGCTCCAAGGCAGCTACTATACCCACCTGCGATTTGGTTAACGGCCCCACGACATAATCAGCACCTTCGTTAATTGCTTTTTGATACAAAGAGGCAACATCTCCTTTATTGGTATCATAGGTTACCACTCGCATGGATTTTTCGCCGCTATTGGTTTTATATGCGGACATAAACCCATCACGTACTGCTGCCCCCGGGCCCTGTAATGCTCCGCTTAAGGGAAGTAAGAGTGCGACTTGTTTCGGAGGGGTGCGCATCTTGCTCGCAATCGAATCCAAGGGCTTGGGTAAAAAAAGGTTGGCTGGATGGTTGCTAAAACGAGATTGCCACTGCTGCATAGCCGCCAGCAAAGACTGTGGATTATCACGATACTTGCGAGAAACCAATGCCAGCTGCAGCCAACCTTTTACAACGGATTGCTCCGGAGCTTCCGCTGCTAACGTAGTTAATTCAGCCTGGGGAATGCGGGTTAAAGTTAACCACAGGATACGGCGATTATTGGATTGACTTTCTTCATCAGGTAATAAAGCTTCAAGTTTTATCCGCTCATTTATTGATGCCAGCGGTTTTTCATTGCTTCGATAGGCTTGGGCCAAAAGCTCATGAAACTGAATCGTTTGGTAGGGTGAAAATACTTTTTGTTGTGTTATGGAGGTTAATTTATCTAATGCCAGTTTGGGCCGATCGCGGATGAGATCAATTTGTGCCAGTAAAAGATTTTTTTCATCCCTAAGGACCGGT
It includes:
- a CDS encoding YraN family protein, whose protein sequence is MTQEKGRLAEERALAYLKKQGLKLITQNYSCRLGEIDLIMRDEEHLVFIEVRSRVSTLFGGGIASITYAKRKKILKTATNYMLAHQKYNQLALRFDVVSIDGESATITWVRDAFGADY
- a CDS encoding BON domain-containing protein; the encoded protein is MIKQGCFLVVLTFFLLSLSGCISSLWTGATLVYDRHDVYKKLDDYSLYLKVNHALAADNVFRNNNCVIDIAVFNGDVLLAGHVPTPELQIELRRRLATIRGYRRLFNQVKVSPSTSNSVQDSWITAKIRSQIFADGSIDPNAFKIVTSDRVVYLMGDVHQEQAEKVINMARQTGDVAEVVKILKYFTYQSNPVS
- a CDS encoding F0F1 ATP synthase subunit B, with protein sequence MEINLTLIVQMLVFAAFVLFTMKLVWPPLAKAMEERQDKIADGLAAAERGRKELELAQHRVKDELKQAKIQSADIIEKANKRAAQIIEEAKEAAKHEAQMQLKLAQEQLVQQVNHAKDELRKQVANLAVTGAEKILMREVDAKANAALIDNLIEEI
- a CDS encoding BON domain-containing protein, producing the protein MSFKLKSFAFLLMISLLTGCVAAVVTGAVAGMVYDRRGVITMEADARLFHVIHKNIVTNRQFADSRVLVTSFNRVVLLVGQTPTPSLRDLAEKIARGAPGVYRVYNEITVGYPIPLTERSKDSWITSQVRTRLLAKKGLESGSIRIVTENKVVYLMGIVNAHQAALAVDAARRVNGVTKVVKIFQYIH
- the atpE gene encoding F0F1 ATP synthase subunit C, with protein sequence MQAASLIAQIQSMTVVAVALLIGLGALGTAIGFGLLGGKFLEGSARQPEMVPMLQVKMFIVAGLLDAVTMIGVGIALFFTFANPFLSNLGS
- a CDS encoding F0F1 ATP synthase subunit I — encoded protein: MNKQLSRRGIIRLWSVQAGVTLVFAAFCALVYGTNAASSALLGGIVCIIPNAYFASKLFKYQGARSAKLIVNSFYKGEALKIVISIFLFTAVFLLFKITPLAFFVSYIMIQTTHWFAPLIIVNKQNRPESD
- a CDS encoding D-sedoheptulose-7-phosphate isomerase encodes the protein MVQMEERVRHLFGVNIETKIALADSLSDLIAKAGQRLVNCLLADGKILLCGIGGSGANCMHFASAMLNQFEVERPSLPVINLSIDATSLSSSANDNHFNQVFARQIQALGQENDVLLLLTTSGNSDSMLHALHAANERGMDTVALSGRDGGVLANHLGPEDIELRVASDNSARIREMHLFILHCFCDLIDQSLFGQVLG
- a CDS encoding VOC family protein is translated as MNYLHTMIRVTDLKASLDFFCKKLGLIEINRIENEKGRFTLVFLAAPNDLDRAKQLKTPMLELTYNWDLQEYKEGRNFGHLAYRVDNIYELCQRLQDAGVVINRPPRDGYMAFIRSPDNISIELLQKGEPLPLQEPWASAPNVGYW
- a CDS encoding penicillin-binding protein activator is translated as MLIKSIKIRVFFLLTSTFFLCQCTPAVNSPEISNPTPTIQPQVEKKKIASPYSKTAASYLTQAKMQEGSQKQESLLFAAGRLISEGQWRQGAAILAQTADLTPVLRDEKNLLLAQIDLIRDRPKLALDKLTSITQQKVFSPYQTIQFHELLAQAYRSNEKPLASINERIKLEALLPDEESQSNNRRILWLTLTRIPQAELTTLAAEAPEQSVVKGWLQLALVSRKYRDNPQSLLAAMQQWQSRFSNHPANLFLPKPLDSIASKMRTPPKQVALLLPLSGALQGPGAAVRDGFMSAYKTNSGEKSMRVVTYDTNKGDVASLYQKAINEGADYVVGPLTKSQVGIVAALEHPVPTLLLNDADTQVQENSYLFGLSPTDEAAQVAIRAKNKGYSRALIIAPGNDWGKEVVKAFTHQWQKSGGRVVDTFAYGLNDDLNKKMKDFLQISNSQQREKKIKELLGQKIQSVISRRQDFDMIFLLAYPTKARQIMPLLNYYYAGDIPVYATSSVYSGSANPLKDKDLDGIIFCDIPWVFGHQAGTRNWPEQFNSYNRLYALGIDSYTLATQLNQLMLFPADQSQQGEGVLYLNPPQHVARVMEWGKFRQGLAHSLGETV
- the atpB gene encoding F0F1 ATP synthase subunit A, with the protein product MVSSTNYIKHHLTYLTYNVSDMKLGSGGFWTLNLDTLFFSIVLGVTVCALMYFGARKVTTGIPGKLQNFAEIMLQFADNQVKDCFHGKNNLIGPLALTIFLWVFLMNFMDIVPVDILPALAQTGGIHYLKVVPTNDLNLTFALSLSVFILIIFYSIKIKGTKKFIKELTLQPFNHPGFIPFNLLLEVVGLIAKPISLALRLFGNLYAGELIFILIALLTLNAASSSTLGTATLGSAQFILALAWSIFHILVITLQAFIFMVLTIVYLSLAHEDH